GGTGCCGCAAAGGACGAGCAGTCGGCATTGGCGAAGGCATTCACTACCGCACGCATGCGTGAAAGTGTTGCCCTTGGCCGCGGCATCCTGGGCGGCAACGGCATTGTCACGGATTATGAAATGGCCAAGATCTTCTCCGACGCCGAGGCCATCTACTCCTATGAAGGCACCCACGAGATCAACACCCTGGTGACCGGGCGCGCCATCACCGGCGTGTCCGCGATCGTCTAGCTGGTCCTTTGGCGGTGGGGACTAGTCCGAAGGCAGCAGGATGGATGGTCTCAGGTCTTCCACGAATCCCAAGGGGTTGACGTAGTCCTCGCCGCGGCGGACGCCCCAATGAAGGCAGGGTGTTCCGCCGCAGTGCCCCGGCGCCAGGGAGCCAATGGGCTGGCCCTTATGTACGGAATCCCCGGGCTTCAGCTCACTCGTCACGGGTTCAAAGCTGCTCCGGAGGCCGTCGCCATGATCGATCGTGAGAACCGGACGGTCAACAACGACGCCGGCAAAGGTCACCACGCCGTCGGCAGGCGAGGCGACCAAAGCGCCGTCGAACGCTGGCCCCAGGTCTACGCCGCGGTGCCCGCTGAGCCACGGCTTGTCCGGCGGATCGAACGTCCGAAGGACGCCGGGCTTGGGGGAGAGGGGCCAGCTCCACCGCGCCCCTGTAGGAGCGGCTGCGCCGGGGATTCCAGCCACAGTCGCGGCGAGGACGAGCAGGGAAATGGAAAGCTTCAAAATGGCCATGTGCCAAGGCTTTCCGTTGCATCTCTGCAGGGCCATCCCCGGGCTGTCCTATGTGGATAACGTCCCCGTTCGGCCGGTCAAACGACTGGTGCTGCTGTAGTACACTTGGTGGAGCAGTTTGCTGTGCCCTCAAGCTAATTCAGGAGCATGTCTCATTCAGATATGTGAGGGTCCCGAGCTGACTACGCGTATCCAGCCCTTCACCAGCGAAGCCTCTTGGCTTTAGGCTGCGGAGGATTGTGCCTCTTGCGGTCCGGTTGAGCCTTTTGGCCCCACTCCGGATGAGAAGTGCAATGGATGCCAGGAGCCGCGCCCGTCCGGGCAAAGGCTAAACAACCGTCAACTATTGGCAGGGTAAGAGCAGCCCCATGGGCTCTCTCATGAATGACCTGCCGGAAGGAGCGTCGGCATGCCCGTCGTAACTATGCGCCAGCTGCTTGACAGCGGCGTCCACTTTGGACACCAGACCCGTCGTTGGAACCCGAAGATGAAGCGCTTCATCTTCACGGAGCGCAACGGCATCTACATCATCGACCTCCAGCAGTCGCTGTCCTACATCGACCGCGCCTACGAGTTCGTCAAGGCTACTGTCGCCCACGGCGGCACCGTCCTGTTCGTCGGCACCAAGAAGCAGGCTCAGGAAGCAATTGCCGAGCAGGCTACCCGCGTTGGCCAGCCGTACGTCAACCAGCGTTGGTTGGGCGGTATGCTCACCAACTTCCAGACCGTCGCCAAGCGTATCCAGCGCATGAAGGAACTCGAAGAGATCAACTTCGAGGACGTCGCCGGCTCCGGTTACACCAAGAAGGAGCTCCTGCTCCTCAAGCGCGAACTCACCAAGCTTGAGTCCAACCTCGGTGGTATCCGCAACCTGACCAAGGCCCCGTCTGTTCTGTGGGTTGTTGACACCAAGAAGGAACACCTTGCTGTCGACGAAGCCAAGAAGCTGAACATCCCGGTTGTTGCCATCCTGGACACCAACTGCGACCCCGACGAAGTCGACTTCCCGATCCCGGGCAACGACGACGCCATCCGCTCCGTCAACCTGCTCACCCGCGTTGTTGCTGACGCCGTAGCTGAGGGCCTCATCGCCCGCAACCAGCGCGCCACCGGCACCACCGAGGCTCCGGAAGAGCCGCTGGCCGAGTGGGAGCGCGAACTCCTTGAGGGCAGCAAGGCTGAAGAAGCTCCGGCCGCCGAGGCTGCTGAAGCTCCCGCTACTGAAGCTGCATCCGGCGAAGCCGAAGCAGCCAAGTAAATCTGGACCTTCCCTGAGGCCGGAAACGGCAGCGGGGGTAACTGACAGGATGGCGGCTCACGCGGTGGGCTGCCGTCCTGTCAGTCCGTAAACACACAACTTTCTAGACAGAGGGGTTCACATGGCGAACTACACTGCTGCTGACATCAAGGCCCTGCGCGAGCGCACCGGCGCCGGCATGATGGACGTCA
This window of the Arthrobacter sp. StoSoilB5 genome carries:
- the rpsB gene encoding 30S ribosomal protein S2, producing MPVVTMRQLLDSGVHFGHQTRRWNPKMKRFIFTERNGIYIIDLQQSLSYIDRAYEFVKATVAHGGTVLFVGTKKQAQEAIAEQATRVGQPYVNQRWLGGMLTNFQTVAKRIQRMKELEEINFEDVAGSGYTKKELLLLKRELTKLESNLGGIRNLTKAPSVLWVVDTKKEHLAVDEAKKLNIPVVAILDTNCDPDEVDFPIPGNDDAIRSVNLLTRVVADAVAEGLIARNQRATGTTEAPEEPLAEWERELLEGSKAEEAPAAEAAEAPATEAASGEAEAAK
- a CDS encoding M23 family metallopeptidase, with protein sequence MAILKLSISLLVLAATVAGIPGAAAPTGARWSWPLSPKPGVLRTFDPPDKPWLSGHRGVDLGPAFDGALVASPADGVVTFAGVVVDRPVLTIDHGDGLRSSFEPVTSELKPGDSVHKGQPIGSLAPGHCGGTPCLHWGVRRGEDYVNPLGFVEDLRPSILLPSD